One segment of Prionailurus bengalensis isolate Pbe53 chromosome X, Fcat_Pben_1.1_paternal_pri, whole genome shotgun sequence DNA contains the following:
- the WDR13 gene encoding WD repeat-containing protein 13 isoform X2 has translation MAAVWQQVLAVDARYNAYRTPTFPQFRTQYIRRRSQLLRENAKAGHPPALRRQYLRLRGQLLGQRYGPLSEPGSARAYSNSIVRSSRTTLDRMEDFEDDPRALGARGHRRSVSRGSYQLQAQMNRAVYEDRPPGSVVPTSAAEASRAMAGDTSLSENYAFAGMYHVFDQHVDEAVPRVRFANDDRHRLACCSLDGSISLCQLVPAPPTVLRVLRGHTRGVSDFAWSLSNDILVSTSLDATMRIWASEDGRCIREIPDPDGAELLCCTFQPVNNNLTVVGNAKHNVHVMNISTGKKVKGGSSKLTGRVLALSFDAPGRLLWAGDDRGSVFSFLFDMATGKLTKAKRLVVHEGSPVTSISARSWVSREARDPSLLINACLNKLLLYSDGQRGHVCALL, from the exons ATGGCCGCGGTGTGGCAGCAGGTCTTAGCAGTAGACGCGAG GTACAACGCGTACCGCACACCAACGTTTCCACAGTTTCGGACACAGTATATCCGTCGGCGCAGCCAGCTACTGCGGGAGAATGCCAAGGCTGGGCACCCCCCGGCACTGCGTCGGCAGTACCTGAGGCTGCGTGGGCAGCTGCTGGGCCAGCGATACGGGCCCCTCTCCGAGCCAGGCAGTGCTCGTGCCTATAGCAACAGCATCGTCCGCAGCAGCCGAACTACCCTTGACCGCATGGAG GACTTTGAGGATGATCCTCGGGCCCTGGGGGCTCGTGGGCACCGCCGTTCCGTCAGCCGAGGCTCCTACCAGCTGCAGGCACAGATGAACCGTGCTGTCTATGAGGATAG GCCCCCTGGCAGCGTAGTACCTACATCAGCAGCAGAAGCAAGTCGAGCCATGGCTGGGGACACATCACTGAGTGAGAACTATGCGTTTGCGGGCATGTACCATGTCTTCGACCAGCACGTGGATGAGGCAG TGCCAAGAGTGCGCTTCGCCAATGATGACCGGCACCGCCTGGCCTGCTGTTCCCTCGACGGCAGCATCTCACTGTGCCAGCTGGTGCCTGCCCCGCCCACCGTGCTCCGTGTACTGCGGGGCCACACCCGCGGTGTCTCTGACTTCGCCTGGTCCCTCTCCAACGACATCCTTGTGTCCACCTCACTCGATGCTACCATGCGCATCTGGGCCTCTGAAGACGGCCGCTGCATCCGGGAGATTCCTGACCCCGATGGCGCCGAATTGCTCTGCTGCACCTTCCAGCCGGTCAACAACAACCTCACTGTG GTGGGGAATGCCAAGCACAACGTGCACGTTATGAACATCTCCACGGGCAAGAAAGTGAAGGGTGGCTCCAGCAAGCTGACGGGCCGGGTTCTCGCTCTGTCCTTTGATGCCCCTGGCCGGCTACTCTGGGCAGGAGATGACCGCGGCagtgttttctccttcctttttgacATGGCCACAG GGAAACTGACCAAAGCCAAGCGTCTGGTGGTGCACGAGGGTAGCCCTGTGACCAGCATCTCCGCCCGCTCCTGGGTCAGCCGAGAGGCCCGGGACCCCTCGCTACTCATCAATGCTTGCCTCAACAAGCTGCTGCTCTATAG